In Marinibacterium anthonyi, the DNA window ATTCGCAAACAGCCGTCTCCGCCGGATGAACTTCGTGTGAAGATCTCGGATGTCGCCGGCATCGACCGGGCGCTGACGGTCGTGCGGGGCCTCTCGCAGCCGGTGACCTCGGTGTCCGGCGTGGGCGCGCAGGACCTGGATGTGCGGGCCGATGGCGACGAGATCATCGTGACGCTTTCGGATGCCGAAAAGCAGGCCACCGATGACCGCACCGTCCGGCAAGCCCTTGAAATCATTCGCCGCCGTATCGACGAGGTTGGCACACGCGAACCCACGATCCAGCGCCAGGGCACCGACCGGATCCTGATCCAGGTGCCGGGCATCGGGTCTGCGTCCGAACTCAAGGACATCATCGGCACCACCGCCCAGCTGACCTTCAACCCGGTCGTGTCGCGCACCGCCGACGCCGATGCCCACGTGGACGTGGGCGACAAGCTGGTGCCGGCGACCGATCAGGACGGGCTTTATTACATCATCGAAGCCGCCCCCGTCGTCACCGGCGAGGAACTGACCGACGCCCAGCCGACCTTCGATCAGAACGGCCGCCCGGCGGTCAGCTTCTCGTTCGACAACCACGGCGCGCGCAAGTTCGGCGACTATACCCGCGACAACATCGGATCGCCCTTCGCCATCGTTCTGGACGACGAGGTCATATCGGCCCCGGTGATCCAGGCGCATATCGCCGGCGGCTCGGGCATCATCACCGGCAACTTCACCATCGAGGACAGCACCAACCTGGCCGTCCTGCTGCGCGCCGGCGCGCTGCCCGCCGGGCTGGAGTTCCTGGAAGAACGCACCATCGGCCCCGAACTGGGCCAGGACAGCATCGAAGCCGGCAAGGTCGCCACCTTCGTGGCCTTCGCCGCCGTCCTGATCTTCATGTTCCTCAGCTACGGGCTGTTCGGGATCTTCGCCAACATCGCGCTGATCATCAACGTGATCATGATCTTCGGGGCGCTGTCGCTGATCGGGGCGACGCTGACGCTGCCGGGGATTGCCGGCATCGTGCTGACGGTCGGCATGGCGGTGGACGCCAACGTGCTGATCTTCGAACGAATTCGCGAGGAACTGAAGACCGCGCGCGGTCCGTCCCGCGCGATCCAGCTGGGCTACGAAAAGGCGCTGTCCGCCATTCTGGACGCCAACATCACAACGCTCATCACCGCCGTCATCCTTTACGTCATGGGTTCCGGCCCGGTGCGCGGCTTTGCCATCACGCTGGGGCTCGGCATCCTCACCTCTGTCTTCACCGCGATCTACGTGACCCGCGTGATGGTGGTGAGCTGGTACGATCGCAAACGCCCCAAGACGATCGAGGTCTGACATGCGCCTGAGACTGATCCCCGACGACACCAAGTTCGACTTCTTCGGCAAGTGGAAGCTGTGGCTGGGTATTTCCGGGTTCCTGATCGTGCTGGCCCTGGTGTCCTTCGGGGTGCGCGGGCTGAACTACGGCATCGACTTCCGCGGCGGCACCACCATCCGGACGGAATCGGCGACCCCGGTCGACGTGGGCGGCTACCGCGATGCGATCACGCCGCTGAACCTGGGTGACATCACCATCACCGAGGTCTTCGATCCCAGCTTCGACGACACCCAGAACGTCGCCATGATCCGCATCCAGGCGCAGGACGGAGGCGAGGCCCTGGCGGCCGATACCATCGCTTCGATCCAGACCGCGCTGCAGGCGGTGGCCCCGGACATCAAGTTCGTGCAGGTCGACAGCGTCGGGCCCAAGGTCTCGGGCGAGCTGATCAAGACAGCCGTGCTGTCGGTCGCCTTGGCGATCGGGGCGGTGCTGGTCTACATCTGGCTGCGCTTCGAATGGCAGTTCGCCCTGGGCGCCGTGATCGCGTTGATCCACGACGTGGTGCTGACCATCGGGGTGTTTTCCGAACTGCAGATCCGCTTCGACCTGGCCATCATCGCGGCGCTGCTGACCATCGTCGGCTATTCGCTGAACGATACGGTCGTGGTCTTCGACCGGGTCCGCGAGAACCTGCGCAAGTACAAGACGCGCGATCTGAAGGACGTGCTGAACCTGTCGATCAACGAGACTCTCAGCCGGACGATCATGACCTCGCTGACCACGCAGATCGCGCTGGTGGCGCTGTTCGCGCTTGGCGGCGACGTGATCCGCGGCTTCGTCTTCGCGATGATCTGGGGCGTCTTCGTCGGCACCTATTCGTCGATCTTCGTGGCCTCGACGATCCTGCTGTGGCTGGGGGTGAAACGCGACTGGACCAAGCCGGGCAACACCGCCGGCAACCAGTTCGCCAACATCGATGCCTGACATCCTGGCCGAGGTCCTGGGTTACCCGGGCCTCGGCTGGCTGATCGCGGCGGCATTGCTGGCGGGCACGGTCCGCGGCTTTGCCGGTTTCGGCACCGGCATGGTCTTTGTCCCGGTCGCGGCGCAGGTGCTGAACCCGTTCTGGGTGCTGCTGGTCGTCCTGGTGATGGACCTTTTCGGCCCGATCCCCAACACCTTCCCAAGGCCTGGCGCGCGGCCGACAAGGCCGACCTGGTGCGGCTGCTGACCGGCACGCTGATCTGCCTGCCGCTGGGGCTGTGGGCGCTGGACCTTGTGGCGCCCGAACTTTTCGGCCTGATCGCGGGCCTCGTGGCGCTGGCCATGGTGGGGGCAATGATCCTCGGGCTGCGGTTTCACGGGCGGCTGGGGCCGGGGCTGGTTCTGGGCACCGGCGGCATGGCCGGGTTCCTGGGCGGCGTGTCGGGCATTCCCGGGCCGCCGGTCATCCTGCTCTACATGGCCTCTCCCAATCCGGCGGGGGTGGTCCGGGCCTCGGTGATGATCTATCTTTTCAGCTACGATTTCCTGCTGGGCGGGGTGCTTGCGGCCAAGGGCGTGGTGACGCTGGTGCCCGCGCTGATCGGGCTGCTGCTGGCGCTGCCCAACGTGCTGGGCAACGTGATCGGCGGCTGGCTGTTCCGGCCGGGCCTTGAAAAGGCCTATCGCGCCGTGGCCTATGTGATCATCACCGCATCGGCGCTGTCGGCCCTGCGGATATGGGAGTGAAGCGATGCGACTGAACGAGATGCAGTTCAACGATGCCGATCCGATCGAAGGGTACGGGCCCGGCTTCTTTCGCATCGGCGGCACGGTGTGGTCGGGCGCGGTTCTGACCGGCCCGCGCGGCACCTCGGCCTGGGGCGGCTATGACGATGTCGCGGCCATCCTGGCGCTGCGCGACGACGTCGACGTGGTCTTCATCGGCACCGGCGCCGAGGTCGCGCACCTGCCCACGGGCTTTCGCGCGCAGATGGACACGGCGGGGCTGGGCGTCGAAGGCATGACCTCGCCCGCGGCGGCACGGACCTATAACGTGCTGCTGTCCGAAGGCCGCCGGGTTGCCGTGGCACTGCTGCCGGTCTGATTTTCTTCGTCGAAGAAAATCGTTCCCCCCGGCCTCGACCGCACCGCGCGGATGACACCCGGTCCCCGCGTCCGATCCGCGCACCGGATTTTATTCGCAGAATAAAATCGACCAGCCCCCGGAACCTGAGCTACCCCTCACCCATGACGCTGACGATCACCGACCTCTGCATCGCCCGTGGCGGGCTGCCCGTGGTGGCAAACCTGTCGCTGACCCTCGCGCCGGGCCAGGCGCTGGTCATCCGTGGCCCCAACGGCATCGGCAAGACGACGCTTCTGCGCACCATCGCCGGCCTGCAGCCGCCGCTGTCGGGCACCATCGACGGCGCCGAGGAAACCATCGCCTATGCCGGCCATGCCGACGGGCTGAAACCGACCCTGACCGTCACCGAAAACCTGACCTTCTGGGCCCGCGTCTTCGCCCGGCCCGGCATTACCGCCGCGCTTGACGCCTTCGACCTGCACGGGCTGGCCGACCGCCCCGCCGGATCGCTGTCGGCCGGTCAGAAACGCCGCCTGGGCCTGGCCCGCCTGCTGGTCACCGGCCGTCCCATCTGGGTGCTGGACGAACCCACCGTCTCGCTCGACACCACCGCCGTGGGCCTGTTCGCCGATGCCGTGCGCGCGCATCTGGGGCAGGGCGGGTCGGCGCTGATCGCCACCCATATCGACCTGCGGCTTGACGCCACGATCCTCGATCTGACCCCGTTCAAGGCCATCCCCCCGGCCTATGACGACAGCGACGAGGGCTTCCTGTGATCGCGCTCCTGTCCCGTGACCTGAAACTCGCCTTCCGCGCCGGCGGCGGCTTTGGCCTGGGCCTGGCCTTCTTCCTGATCATCACCATCCTGGTCCCGTTCAGCGTCGGCCCCCAGTCGCAGCTTCTGTCCACCATCGCCCCCGGCATCCTCTGGCTCGGCGCCTTGCTCGCCTGCCTGCTCTCGCTCGACCGGCTGCTGGCGCTCGACTGGGAAGACGGCACGCTCGACCTGCTCGCCACCGCGCCCCTCCCGCTCGAGGCGACGCTGGCCATCAAGGCGCTGGCCCATTGGCTGACCACCGGCCTGCCGCTGGTTCTGGCCGCGCCGGTGCTCGCCGTCCTGCTGAACCTCCCGCCCCAGGGGTTTTCCTGGCTGGTCATCTCGCTGGCCATCGGCACGCCCGCGCTCAGCGTTATCGGCATCTTCGGCGCCGCCCTGACCGTGGGGCTCAAGCGCGGCGGCCTGCTGTTGTCGCTGCTGGTCCTGCCGCTTTATGTCCCGACGCTGATCTTCGGGGCCGAGGTCGCCCGCCGGGGCGCCACCGGGCTCGAAACCCTGCCGCCGCTGCTTCTGCTGGGCGGCATCACCGCCGGCAGCTTCGCCCTTTTGCCAATTGCGGCCGCCGCCGCCCTGCGCGTCAATCTGCGCTGACAGGTCGATCAACTGACGATTGTCGCAACCGTTAACCAAGATTAAACAGGTCACATGTCGCTCTGGGAATATGCCAACCCCAAGAAGTTCCTGCGCACCTCCGAGACGGTCCTGCCGTATCTCTGGGGGCTGGCCGCGCTGTGCCTCGTCGTGGGGCTGACCTGGGGCTTCTTCTTCACGCCGGACGATTACCGGCAGGGATCCACCGTCAAGATCATCTACCTGCACGTGCCCTCGGCGCTGATGGCGATCAATGCGTGGTTCATGATGCTGGTCGCCTCGCTGATCTGGCTGGTGCGCCGCCACCATGTGTCGGCCCTTGCCGCCCGCGCCGCCGCCCCCGTGGGGGCCGCGATGACCATCATCGCGCTGATGACCGGCGCGATCTGGGGCCAGCCGATGTGGGGCACCTGGTGGGCCTGGGATCCGCGCCTGACCTCGTTCCTGATCCTGTTCCTGTTCTACCTGGGTTACATCGCGCTCTGGGCCGCGATCGAAGACCCGGACACGGCGGCCGACCTCACGTCGGTCCTGTGCATCGTCGGATCGGTCTTCGCCGTGCTCAGCCGCTACGCGGTCAACTTCTGGAACCAGGGCCTGCATCAGGGCGCCTCGCTGTCGCTCGACAAGGAGGAAAACGTGGCCGACGTCTTCTACCAGCCGCTTCTGGTCGCCATCGCGGGCTTTGTCCTGCTGTTCCTGGCGCTGGTTCTCTACCGGACCGGAACCGAAATCCGCGCGCGGCGCATCCGCGCGCTTCTGGCGCGCGAACGGGCAGGGGCGGCATGATGCCCGATCTTGGCAAATACGCCGACACGGTGCTGTCGGCCTACGCGGTGTCGATCCTGGTGCTGATCGTGCTGGTTGCCGTCACTTTGCTGCGCGGACGCCGGGTGCGCGCCCGCATGGAACAGGTCGAACAAAGGGTCCGCCGCAATGGCTAAGATTTCCCCGCTGATGATCGCCCCGCCGGCGATCTTTGCCGCGCTTGTCATCACCTTCGGCATCGGCATGTTCCGCGAAGACCCCGACGCGCTGCCCTCGGCCCGCGAAGGCCAGCAGGCGCCCGCCGTCAAGGTCGCGCCCCTGGGCGACATGCCGTCCTTTGGCGACGCCGACCTGCGCGATGGCCAGGTCAAGCTGGTGAACTTCTGGGCCAGCTGGTGCGCGCCCTGCCGGGTGGAACACCCCAACCTCGACGCCCTCGCCGGCGAAGGCCTGACCATCTACGGCGTCAACTACAAGGACGAGGCCGGTAACGCGCTGGGATTCCTGAACGAACTGGGCAATCCCTACACCGGCATCGGGGCCGACAGTTCCGGGCGGATGGGCATCGACTGGGG includes these proteins:
- the ccmA gene encoding Cytochrome c biogenesis ATP-binding export protein CcmA, which translates into the protein MTLTITDLCIARGGLPVVANLSLTLAPGQALVIRGPNGIGKTTLLRTIAGLQPPLSGTIDGAEETIAYAGHADGLKPTLTVTENLTFWARVFARPGITAALDAFDLHGLADRPAGSLSAGQKRRLGLARLLVTGRPIWVLDEPTVSLDTTAVGLFADAVRAHLGQGGSALIATHIDLRLDATILDLTPFKAIPPAYDDSDEGFL
- a CDS encoding heme exporter protein CcmD, coding for MMPDLGKYADTVLSAYAVSILVLIVLVAVTLLRGRRVRARMEQVEQRVRRNG
- a CDS encoding preprotein translocase subunit SecF yields the protein MRLRLIPDDTKFDFFGKWKLWLGISGFLIVLALVSFGVRGLNYGIDFRGGTTIRTESATPVDVGGYRDAITPLNLGDITITEVFDPSFDDTQNVAMIRIQAQDGGEALAADTIASIQTALQAVAPDIKFVQVDSVGPKVSGELIKTAVLSVALAIGAVLVYIWLRFEWQFALGAVIALIHDVVLTIGVFSELQIRFDLAIIAALLTIVGYSLNDTVVVFDRVRENLRKYKTRDLKDVLNLSINETLSRTIMTSLTTQIALVALFALGGDVIRGFVFAMIWGVFVGTYSSIFVASTILLWLGVKRDWTKPGNTAGNQFANIDA
- a CDS encoding preprotein translocase subunit SecD; translated protein: MLQIELWKRVLIWATCAVGLLLAAPNAFYSRVETHNDAAKAIENGQVTAQTQADLALWPSWLPSNIVNLGLDLRGGAHLLAEVKVQDVYASRMESLWPEVRDALRPERDTVGTIRKQPSPPDELRVKISDVAGIDRALTVVRGLSQPVTSVSGVGAQDLDVRADGDEIIVTLSDAEKQATDDRTVRQALEIIRRRIDEVGTREPTIQRQGTDRILIQVPGIGSASELKDIIGTTAQLTFNPVVSRTADADAHVDVGDKLVPATDQDGLYYIIEAAPVVTGEELTDAQPTFDQNGRPAVSFSFDNHGARKFGDYTRDNIGSPFAIVLDDEVISAPVIQAHIAGGSGIITGNFTIEDSTNLAVLLRAGALPAGLEFLEERTIGPELGQDSIEAGKVATFVAFAAVLIFMFLSYGLFGIFANIALIINVIMIFGALSLIGATLTLPGIAGIVLTVGMAVDANVLIFERIREELKTARGPSRAIQLGYEKALSAILDANITTLITAVILYVMGSGPVRGFAITLGLGILTSVFTAIYVTRVMVVSWYDRKRPKTIEV
- the ccmC gene encoding Cytochrome c-type biogenesis protein CcmC — protein: MSLWEYANPKKFLRTSETVLPYLWGLAALCLVVGLTWGFFFTPDDYRQGSTVKIIYLHVPSALMAINAWFMMLVASLIWLVRRHHVSALAARAAAPVGAAMTIIALMTGAIWGQPMWGTWWAWDPRLTSFLILFLFYLGYIALWAAIEDPDTAADLTSVLCIVGSVFAVLSRYAVNFWNQGLHQGASLSLDKEENVADVFYQPLLVAIAGFVLLFLALVLYRTGTEIRARRIRALLARERAGAA
- the ccmB gene encoding Cytochrome c-type biogenesis protein CcmB, yielding MIALLSRDLKLAFRAGGGFGLGLAFFLIITILVPFSVGPQSQLLSTIAPGILWLGALLACLLSLDRLLALDWEDGTLDLLATAPLPLEATLAIKALAHWLTTGLPLVLAAPVLAVLLNLPPQGFSWLVISLAIGTPALSVIGIFGAALTVGLKRGGLLLSLLVLPLYVPTLIFGAEVARRGATGLETLPPLLLLGGITAGSFALLPIAAAAALRVNLR
- a CDS encoding Sulfite exporter TauE/SafE, with product MRLLTGTLICLPLGLWALDLVAPELFGLIAGLVALAMVGAMILGLRFHGRLGPGLVLGTGGMAGFLGGVSGIPGPPVILLYMASPNPAGVVRASVMIYLFSYDFLLGGVLAAKGVVTLVPALIGLLLALPNVLGNVIGGWLFRPGLEKAYRAVAYVIITASALSALRIWE
- the dsbE gene encoding Cytochrome c biogenesis protein CcmG → MAKISPLMIAPPAIFAALVITFGIGMFREDPDALPSAREGQQAPAVKVAPLGDMPSFGDADLRDGQVKLVNFWASWCAPCRVEHPNLDALAGEGLTIYGVNYKDEAGNALGFLNELGNPYTGIGADSSGRMGIDWGLYGVPETYVIDGNGKVIMRFAGPLTQRAIAENLRPALEKARAD